One genomic window of bacterium includes the following:
- a CDS encoding sigma-54 dependent transcriptional regulator — MSVDFLGKLNLLGESAAFRRIFELIKRFAACEATVLLQGETGTGKEVAARAIHFLGSRRDRPFIPVNCGALPDNLLEAELFGHERGAFTDARESRAGMVCEADGGTLFLDEIEAMTPKAQVVFLRYLQDGTYRPLGGRFARSKDVRVMAASNVDLEQLVSRNAFRSDLLYRLKVLTLWMPPLREREGDILMLAEAFLRRFAQQHRRPERRLHPGTREWLPRYHWPGNVRELENLMLREFLLCDGDSIDIEPPAELRGPAARRTPLDKGFRVAKAQAVAEFERTYIKDLLAASKGNLSLAARLSCKDRSTLVRLVKKHGIEAAHFKA, encoded by the coding sequence ATGTCCGTAGACTTCCTTGGCAAGCTCAATCTCTTGGGCGAGTCAGCAGCATTTCGGCGCATCTTCGAGTTGATCAAGCGTTTCGCCGCCTGCGAGGCGACGGTGTTGCTACAGGGTGAAACGGGCACCGGCAAGGAAGTCGCAGCTCGCGCCATCCATTTCCTGGGTTCACGACGAGATCGGCCTTTCATTCCAGTGAACTGCGGGGCGCTCCCCGACAACCTCTTGGAGGCCGAGTTGTTCGGCCATGAACGCGGCGCCTTCACTGACGCGCGAGAGAGCCGTGCAGGAATGGTTTGTGAGGCGGATGGGGGAACGCTCTTCCTCGACGAGATCGAGGCGATGACCCCCAAGGCGCAGGTAGTGTTCTTGCGCTACCTCCAGGACGGGACCTATCGCCCCCTGGGCGGTCGATTCGCGCGCTCCAAGGACGTCAGGGTCATGGCGGCCAGCAATGTGGACCTGGAGCAGCTTGTCTCGCGGAACGCCTTTCGCAGTGACCTGCTCTACCGCCTCAAGGTGCTCACGCTGTGGATGCCCCCGCTGCGCGAGAGGGAAGGTGACATCCTGATGCTGGCGGAGGCGTTTCTCCGGCGTTTTGCGCAGCAGCACAGACGGCCGGAGAGACGCCTCCACCCCGGGACCCGGGAGTGGCTTCCTCGGTATCATTGGCCAGGCAATGTCCGTGAGCTGGAGAACCTGATGCTGAGGGAGTTCCTGCTTTGCGATGGCGACTCGATCGACATCGAACCGCCGGCAGAACTGCGGGGACCGGCGGCAAGGCGGACTCCCCTGGACAAGGGCTTTCGGGTGGCCAAGGCCCAGGCCGTCGCGGAATTCGAGCGCACCTACATCAAGGATCTTCTGGCGGCCAGCAAGGGCAACCTTTCGCTTGCTGCGCGTCTGTCGTGCAAGGATCGCAGCACCTTGGTGCGCCTGGTCAAGAAGCATGGGATAGAGGCAGCCCACTTCAAAGCCTGA
- a CDS encoding TCP-1/cpn60 chaperonin family protein gives KENTTIVDGAGPKDKIQGRISEIRKQIEATTSDYDKEKLQERLAKLVGGVAVINVGASTETEMKEKKARVEDALNATRAAVEEGIVPGGGVALLRCVAGLDELKLEGDQAVGVSIVKRALEEPIRQIVVNAGVEGAVIVMEVKKNKKASYGFNAATEEYGDMIEAGIIDPTKVTRTALQNAASIAGLMITTECVVADKPEEDKKMPGGMPGGMGGMGGGDMY, from the coding sequence AAGGAAAACACCACGATCGTCGACGGCGCCGGTCCCAAGGACAAAATCCAGGGCCGCATCAGCGAGATCCGCAAGCAGATCGAAGCCACCACCAGCGACTACGACAAGGAGAAGCTCCAGGAGCGTCTCGCGAAGCTCGTCGGCGGCGTGGCGGTGATCAACGTCGGCGCCAGCACCGAGACCGAGATGAAGGAGAAGAAGGCCCGCGTCGAGGACGCGCTGAACGCGACGCGCGCCGCGGTGGAGGAGGGCATCGTCCCCGGCGGCGGCGTGGCGCTGCTGCGCTGCGTGGCCGGCCTCGACGAGCTCAAGCTCGAGGGCGACCAGGCCGTCGGCGTCTCGATCGTCAAGCGGGCGCTCGAGGAGCCGATCCGCCAGATCGTGGTCAACGCGGGCGTCGAGGGCGCGGTGATCGTGATGGAGGTCAAGAAGAACAAGAAGGCCTCCTACGGCTTCAACGCGGCGACCGAGGAGTACGGCGACATGATCGAGGCCGGGATCATCGACCCGACCAAGGTCACCCGGACCGCGCTGCAGAACGCAGCGTCGATCGCCGGCCTGATGATCACGACCGAGTGCGTCGTGGCCGACAAGCCGGAAGAGGACAAGAAGATGCCCGGCGGCATGCCCGGAGGGATGGGCGGCATGGGCGGCGGGGACATGTACTAA